A genomic region of Carassius carassius chromosome 13, fCarCar2.1, whole genome shotgun sequence contains the following coding sequences:
- the LOC132155572 gene encoding DNA-directed RNA polymerase II subunit RPB9, translating to MDLEGGTYEPGFVGIRFCQECNNMLYPKEDKENRILLYACRNCDYQQEADNSCIYVNKITHEVDELTQIIADVAQDPTLPRTEDHPCPKCGHKEAVFFQSHSMKAEDAMRLYYVCTAPHCGHRWTE from the exons ATGGATCTGGAAGGGGGCACTTACGAACCTGGTTTTGTGGGCATCAGGTTCTGTCAGGAGTG TAATAACATGCTGTATCCTAAAGAGGATAAAGAAAACCGCATCCTGCTCTACGCT tgcagAAACTGTGACTATCAACAAGAAGCCGATAACAGCTGCATCTATGTGAACAAAATCACCCATGAGGTTGA TGAACTCACTCAGATTATTGCAGACGTGGCTCAGGATCCAACACTGCCTCGGACGGAGGACCACCCTTGCCCAAA GTGTGGCCACAAGGAGGCGGTGTTCTTCCAGTCTCACAGCATGAAGGCTGAG GATGCCATGAGGCTTTACTATGTCTGCACTGCCCCACACTGCGGCCACAGATGGACAGAATGA